The Sander lucioperca isolate FBNREF2018 chromosome 15, SLUC_FBN_1.2, whole genome shotgun sequence genome window below encodes:
- the LOC116047874 gene encoding N-acylneuraminate-9-phosphatase — MDGKAVKAILFDLDNTLVETSRAGRVAIQKTSELLKSTLALDDKTISSICDEFKQKLFHECFDPSAGRSIDEVRVGHWEESIQAYIQEAVGSCSTPSLAAKCYYLWKNSRLEVLSLSPEICSLLKQLRSGYKLLLLTNGEARTQREKVEAVACEEFFDAIVIGGEHAEQKPFASIFTLCFNMLEVEAQDCVMVGDSLDTDIQGGFNARVRATVWISSAGGAVPDGSVKPDYTIPTVLDLPDILQQLE; from the exons ATGGACGGTAAAGCTGTGAAGGCGATATTGTTTGACTTGGACAACACGCTCGTTGAAACAAGTCGGGCAGGTAGAGTGGCCATACAAAAG ACCAGTGAACTTTTGAAGAGCACACTGGCCCTTGACGACAAAACCATCAGCAGCATTTGTGACGAGTTCAAGCAGAAGCTTTTCCATGAGTGCTTTGACCCGTCAGCCGGCAGATCCATCGATGAGGTCCGGGTGGGTCACTGGGAGGAGAGCATACAG gcctacatCCAGGAAGCTGTGGGCAGTTGTTCCACACCCTCATTGGCCGCTAAGTGCTACTACCTGTGGAAAAACAGTCGCCTGGAGGTTctcagtctgtcccctgagatCTGCAGTCTCCTGAAACAACTGCGCAGCGGAtacaagctgctgctgctgaccaACGGGGAAGCTCGCACTCAGAGGGAGAAAGTGGAGGCAGTCGCATGCGAGGAGTTCTTCGACGCCATCGTGATCGGGGGAGAACACGCGGAGCAGAAACCATTCGCCTCCATCTTCACTTTGTGTTTCAACATGCTGGAGGTGGAGGCCCAGGACTGTGTCATGGTGGGAGACTCTCTGGACACAGATATTCAGGGGGGCTTTAACGCTAGAGTACGGGCTACCGTTTGGATCAGCAGTGCAGGAGGCGCTGTGCCCGATGGTTCAGTGAAACCAGACTACACTATCCCTACTGTGTTGGACCTGCCAGATATTCTGCAACAACTGGAATAA